The following are encoded together in the Halococcus salifodinae DSM 8989 genome:
- a CDS encoding extracellular solute-binding protein, with the protein MTTNRRTLLKHIGGTSALLAVVGCISAQKQGSSDGSGSGDGQSGSNGSSAGDTNGSGSGTAGNESGSAGSAGSAKAWYSLPEPEIPARKSAIKAFNSQSKNSLKGADISDMEKKTTSAIPAGQGAQTFEWAHDWVGDYFQRGFVVDQSDNLGVTLDSFTSAAAEAIQFEGNIVGLPHAAETVTLIYNTDMVDEAPKTVADMVSMMKEHHDPSNGTYGLSYPFDPYYTSAWLQAFGGYYFDPDKEQMLGVNKKQTVRGLEFALENFKPYMPNDPKYEPQAAAFAAGNAAFAINGPWYLATLNEKGVNYEVTSLPSPDGGTVKPYTGITMWYFTKAMEESGADTAAARSFIEWYVTNEDHLLTLAKDQGVIPVLSSLVGSDELPSEVQTFSQTVKQGVPMPTHPKMNKVWPGMETALISAFNGDSTAKAALDQAAKTIRSNWE; encoded by the coding sequence ATGACAACGAATCGCAGAACGTTGCTGAAACACATCGGCGGAACGAGCGCCTTGCTGGCGGTTGTGGGCTGTATCAGCGCCCAGAAACAAGGATCTAGCGACGGGTCCGGGAGCGGCGACGGGCAGAGCGGCAGTAATGGATCGTCAGCAGGCGATACCAACGGCTCCGGTAGCGGGACGGCGGGCAATGAAAGCGGGTCAGCTGGATCGGCGGGGTCGGCGAAAGCGTGGTACTCGCTGCCGGAACCCGAAATCCCCGCCCGAAAGAGCGCGATTAAGGCATTCAATTCCCAGTCGAAGAACAGTCTCAAAGGAGCTGATATCTCCGATATGGAAAAAAAGACCACGAGTGCGATCCCGGCAGGACAGGGCGCGCAAACGTTCGAGTGGGCCCACGACTGGGTCGGCGATTACTTCCAGCGCGGTTTCGTTGTCGATCAGAGCGACAATCTCGGCGTGACCCTCGATTCGTTCACAAGCGCGGCTGCGGAGGCGATCCAGTTTGAAGGCAACATCGTCGGTCTCCCGCACGCAGCCGAGACGGTGACGTTGATATACAACACCGATATGGTCGACGAGGCACCGAAGACGGTGGCCGACATGGTGTCTATGATGAAAGAACACCACGACCCAAGCAACGGAACATACGGACTGAGCTACCCGTTCGATCCCTACTACACCAGCGCGTGGCTTCAGGCGTTCGGCGGGTACTACTTTGACCCAGACAAAGAGCAAATGCTTGGAGTCAACAAGAAACAGACCGTCCGTGGGCTTGAGTTTGCACTCGAAAACTTCAAACCGTACATGCCGAACGATCCCAAATACGAGCCACAGGCGGCCGCCTTCGCGGCGGGGAACGCGGCGTTCGCCATTAACGGGCCGTGGTATCTCGCGACACTCAACGAGAAAGGAGTGAACTACGAAGTGACGTCGCTCCCATCGCCCGATGGCGGAACGGTCAAACCCTACACCGGGATCACGATGTGGTACTTCACGAAAGCCATGGAAGAGAGCGGCGCTGACACCGCTGCCGCACGGTCGTTCATCGAGTGGTACGTAACGAACGAAGACCACCTCCTAACGCTCGCTAAAGACCAAGGTGTGATTCCGGTGCTGTCGAGTCTGGTTGGTAGCGACGAGCTGCCGAGCGAGGTACAGACGTTCTCACAGACCGTTAAACAGGGAGTACCAATGCCGACGCATCCGAAGATGAACAAGGTGTGGCCGGGGATGGAGACCGCACTCATCAGCGCGTTCAACGGGGATTCTACTGCTAAGGCCGCGCTCGATCAGGCCGCCAAAACCATCCGTAGCAACTGGGAGTAG
- a CDS encoding sugar ABC transporter permease — MSLFSRISRKLKTDMQNLARQPVTAVRDAVYTANGIRRGEISPTEPLKTLGATLGALIVVLALLFPIYWILTAALSSTGGSIYSSGGFRLLPENPTLQPFLWVIGDLIVPGYTVSMNVPLTDLAVVVNTPEIVMLDVSQYGVTNPSNFKEFLWNSLTVAVPTVVIAMCLVVPAAYALSRREFIFRRKVLFVYVLMTQIGGGLGVALLIGLYAVYVQFGINDSKLALAVYYAATAIPFNTWLLKTYMDGIPVSYEEAAVVDGAPPWRVVTEVIIPLSTAGLATVFIFTFLTGWTEFVVAQTLLTTENYTLPVGLYSLISEYSIPWARFSAFALTFATPIMLVYLFAQRYIEGGLSFSGMEG; from the coding sequence GTGAGTCTCTTCAGCCGGATCAGTCGGAAACTGAAGACCGACATGCAGAATCTCGCGCGCCAGCCCGTCACTGCCGTTCGTGACGCGGTGTATACGGCTAACGGTATCAGACGCGGCGAGATATCTCCCACCGAGCCGCTGAAAACGCTTGGTGCGACTCTAGGTGCGCTCATAGTGGTGCTCGCACTTCTATTTCCGATCTACTGGATCCTGACGGCCGCCCTCTCCAGTACCGGTGGCTCGATCTACTCCTCCGGGGGGTTTCGCCTTCTTCCGGAAAACCCGACGTTACAGCCATTCCTCTGGGTGATCGGCGACCTCATCGTTCCGGGGTACACCGTTTCGATGAACGTCCCACTCACCGATCTCGCCGTCGTCGTCAATACGCCTGAGATCGTCATGCTCGACGTCTCTCAGTATGGTGTGACGAATCCATCGAACTTCAAGGAATTCCTCTGGAACAGCCTCACAGTTGCGGTCCCGACCGTCGTCATCGCCATGTGCCTGGTCGTACCGGCGGCGTACGCACTCTCACGCCGGGAGTTCATTTTCCGACGAAAGGTGCTGTTCGTGTACGTCCTGATGACACAGATCGGCGGCGGTCTCGGCGTCGCGTTGCTGATCGGACTGTACGCCGTGTACGTCCAGTTCGGCATCAACGACAGCAAGCTCGCGCTCGCAGTCTACTACGCAGCGACCGCGATCCCGTTCAACACGTGGCTATTGAAAACGTACATGGACGGGATTCCTGTCTCCTACGAAGAGGCGGCCGTCGTCGACGGTGCGCCACCATGGCGCGTCGTCACCGAGGTCATCATTCCACTTTCCACCGCGGGACTCGCCACAGTGTTCATCTTCACGTTCCTCACCGGCTGGACGGAGTTCGTGGTCGCGCAGACACTACTCACCACCGAGAACTACACTCTTCCGGTTGGGCTGTACTCGCTCATCAGCGAATATTCGATACCGTGGGCGCGCTTCTCAGCGTTCGCGCTCACCTTTGCGACACCGATCATGCTGGTGTATCTGTTTGCCCAACGATACATTGAGGGGGGCCTCTCGTTCAGCGGAATGGAGGGATAA
- a CDS encoding carbohydrate ABC transporter permease — MSTVSRVARRIEAIPFLDKRDVSLLFVLPGLFVFAAFMLFPVVYLVGVSFTNAAPANLFAGDGVASVLTFGEATFVGLQNYVDVLTDPTFWNSFGVTWLFVATSVVLKIGLSLGIALVVTNDRVRGKRVMRSFIILPMGLPAIFTVTVWRGIFSSAEFGLVNQALSALGIGSVAWLSERWPAFFAYNVTEMWLAYPFMVIITVSALQDVPEELHEAAKVDGAGFFSRLLHVTLPSIKRPVLFASILTAAASFQQFLIPFVFNQGGPARANELIVVYGYREALSFSEYGYGAAVSLIAVAFIGAFMWLNVKRGRLADGVAEQ, encoded by the coding sequence ATGAGCACGGTTTCGCGTGTCGCACGCCGTATCGAGGCGATCCCATTTCTCGACAAACGAGACGTCTCATTGTTGTTCGTCCTCCCCGGGCTGTTCGTCTTCGCGGCGTTCATGCTGTTTCCGGTGGTGTATCTCGTCGGGGTCTCGTTCACGAACGCCGCTCCAGCGAACCTGTTCGCCGGCGACGGGGTCGCCTCGGTGCTGACGTTCGGCGAGGCGACGTTCGTCGGTCTCCAAAACTACGTCGACGTCCTCACCGACCCGACGTTCTGGAACTCCTTCGGGGTGACGTGGCTGTTCGTCGCGACGAGCGTCGTTCTGAAGATCGGACTGAGCCTTGGTATCGCACTCGTCGTGACCAACGACCGCGTGCGCGGCAAACGGGTGATGCGGTCGTTCATCATCCTCCCGATGGGGCTGCCGGCCATCTTCACGGTCACCGTCTGGCGGGGTATCTTCAGTTCGGCCGAATTCGGGCTGGTGAACCAGGCGCTATCGGCCCTCGGGATCGGATCGGTTGCGTGGCTCTCCGAGCGGTGGCCGGCCTTTTTCGCGTACAACGTCACGGAGATGTGGCTCGCGTACCCGTTCATGGTCATCATCACCGTCAGCGCGTTACAAGACGTGCCCGAGGAACTCCACGAGGCGGCGAAAGTCGATGGTGCAGGCTTCTTCTCACGACTCCTGCACGTGACTCTCCCATCGATCAAGCGACCCGTGCTGTTCGCCTCGATCCTGACGGCGGCCGCGTCATTCCAACAGTTCCTCATCCCGTTCGTGTTCAACCAGGGCGGTCCTGCCCGGGCGAACGAACTCATCGTGGTCTACGGCTACCGGGAGGCGCTTTCGTTCTCGGAGTACGGATACGGTGCAGCTGTCAGTCTCATCGCGGTGGCGTTCATTGGCGCGTTCATGTGGCTAAATGTTAAACGTGGTCGGCTCGCTGATGGGGTGGCAGAACAGTGA